The Pyxidicoccus xibeiensis genome includes the window GGGCCCCTGCGAATCCCGGCGGGCGTCACGGTGTGGGGGCACCGTGACACGGTGGTGCGCTCGTCAGGGGACGGCACCACCGTAAGGCTGGAGGGGGAGGGCGCGCGGGTGCTGGGCCTCACGGTCGATGGCAGTGGGGGCCGCTTCGACACGCTGGATGCCGCGGTGCTCGTCCGGGGGGACCGGACGGCGGTGGAGGGCCTCACCGTGCGCAACTCCGTCTTCGGGATTCTCGTGGAGAAGGCCCACGGCGCCATCCTCCGGGGCAATCACGTGGTGGGCACCGGGGGCGCCGCGCTGGGCATGCGGGGCGACGGCATCCGGCTCTGGGAGACGCGCGACTCCGTGGTGGAGGACAACCGCGTCGAGGACAGCCGCGACGTCGTCGTCTGGTACTCCAGCCGCAATCAGCTGCGCCGCAACACGGTGACCGCCGGCCGCTACGGCACCCACTTCATGTACAGCCACGACAACGTGGTGGAGGACAACCACTACGTCGGCAACGAGGTGGGCATCTTCGTCATGTACAGCCGCAACATCACCCTGCGCCGCAACGTGCTCGCGGATGCCACGGGGGCGGCCGGCATGGGCCTGGGGCTGAAGGAGAGCGGCAACATCACCGTGCTCGACAACCGCTTCGTCCGCAACACGGTGGGCCTGTACCTGGACACCTCGCCGCTGCAGGCGGAGGACTCGAACCTCTTCGAGCGCAACGTCTTCCGGCTCGGGGACGTGGGCGTCATCTTCCACAGCAGCGAGCAGCGCAACAGCTTCCGCGCCAACAGCTTCCGGGACAACCATGCCCCCGTGCAGGTGGAGGGCGGCGGCGACGCGCTCGGGGTGGCGTGGCACGGCAACGACTTCGATGACTACGCGGGCTACGACCTGGACGGCGACGGCGTGGGTGACGTGCCCTACGAGCTGCGCAGCCTGTCGAGCGACCTGGTGGCCCGCTACCCGGACCTGTCCTTCTTCCGGGGCTCGCCCACGCTCGGGCTCCTCCGCGCGGCGGGCGAGCTGCTGCCCCTGTTCGCGCCCCGCCCGGTGCTGCGCGACGCGGCGCCCCGGATGTCTGCCCTGAACCTCGAGGAGAACGCCGATGCGCGTTGAGCTGGAGCAGGTCCGCAAGCACTTCGGGCGCACGGAGGTGCTGCGCGGGGTGTCCCTCTCGGTGCCCGCCGGCCGGCGCGTGGCGCTCATCGGCCCCAACGGCAGCGGCAAGTCCACCCTCATCCGCTCCCTGCTGGGGCTGGTGGCATGCGACGGGAAGGTGCTGCTGGACGGGCGCTCGCCCTTCGCGGACAGGGTGGAGGTCGCGCGCCGGCTCGCCTACGTGCCGCAGGTGGCGCCGCAGCTCGCCGCGCCGGTGGAGGACATCATCGGCATGGTGACCCTCACGCGCGGGCTGTCCGCGGAAGCCGTCGCGCACGTGGCCGCGCGCCTGGAACTGGACGTGCAAAGCGTGCGCGCCCGGCCCTTCCGCGCGCTGTCCGGAGGCATGAAGCAGAAGCTGCTGATTGCCCTGGCGCTGGCCTCGGAGGCGTCGCTGCTCGTCCTGGACGAGCCCACCGCGAGCCTCGATGCGCGGGCGCGCGAGCACTTCTTCCGGCTGTGCGAGGAGGTGGCGCCGGGCACCACGCTCCTGCTGTGCTCGCACCGGCTGGAGGAGCTGCGGCACCTGGCAGAGCATGTCGTCGCCTTGGAAGACGGCCGCGTGGCGTATGACGGCGCCGCGGCGGACTTCCTCGCGGGCCGGGGCGTCAGCGTGGTGGAGGTGTCCGTCGGCTCGGCCGATGGGGGCGCGTGGCTGGAGGCGCGAGGCTTCCGCACGGGCCTCCAGGGCTGGTGGGTGCGCACCGTGTCCCAGGCAGAGAAGTTGCAACTGCTTCCGGAGGTGACGCGCGAGCTGGGGGCCGGGCTGCAAAACCTGCTCGTGCGCGACCTGGAGACGGTGGAGGTGCCTCGTGGCAGCGAGCGTCGTTAGGAAGTGGCTGGCGCCCCTGGTGGGCGTGCTGGTGATGGTGGGCGGCCTGGGCGCCGCGCTCGCGTGGACGGAGCGGTTGCCTGACGGGCCCGTGGAGGTGCTGTGGGACCGCGAGGCCTGCGCGCACTGCCGCATGCACGTGGGGGAGCCCTCCTTCGCCGCGCAGCTCCAGCTCGCGGATGGGCGGGTGCTCCACTTCGATGACCCGGGCTGCCTGCTGCGCTACGAGGCCGAAAGGCCCCTGGACGTGCATGCCGCGTGGTTCCACCACTCCCGCGAGGCGCGGTGGCTGCCGCGCGAGCGGACGGGCTTCGTGCCCGCGAGCCCCACGCCCATGGGCTACGGGCTGGGCGCCGTGGAGGTGGGGACGCCGGGGGTGATGCCTCTGGCCGAGGTGCTCGCGAAGCTGCATGGCCGCCACGGCGAGGAGGGGCGGCGATGACGCTCGGACGAGAGCTGCTCGCGGTGGCGCGGTTGGACCTGGCGGAGGTGCTGCGCTCGCGCTGGCTGGTGTTCTGCGGCGTCATCTACGCGCTGCTGGCCGGGGCCTTCGTGCTGGTGGGGCTGCGCGAGTCCACGCTGCTGGGGTTCGCCGGCATGGGCCGGGTGCTGCTG containing:
- the nosD gene encoding nitrous oxide reductase family maturation protein NosD; protein product: MPRSPLSVGLLLGGLVLAGCARPGEAPVAAGSAPSAPARPEGCREVEAGSSLQPMLDAARAGASLCLGSGDFSGPLRIPAGVTVWGHRDTVVRSSGDGTTVRLEGEGARVLGLTVDGSGGRFDTLDAAVLVRGDRTAVEGLTVRNSVFGILVEKAHGAILRGNHVVGTGGAALGMRGDGIRLWETRDSVVEDNRVEDSRDVVVWYSSRNQLRRNTVTAGRYGTHFMYSHDNVVEDNHYVGNEVGIFVMYSRNITLRRNVLADATGAAGMGLGLKESGNITVLDNRFVRNTVGLYLDTSPLQAEDSNLFERNVFRLGDVGVIFHSSEQRNSFRANSFRDNHAPVQVEGGGDALGVAWHGNDFDDYAGYDLDGDGVGDVPYELRSLSSDLVARYPDLSFFRGSPTLGLLRAAGELLPLFAPRPVLRDAAPRMSALNLEENADAR
- a CDS encoding ABC transporter ATP-binding protein, translating into MRVELEQVRKHFGRTEVLRGVSLSVPAGRRVALIGPNGSGKSTLIRSLLGLVACDGKVLLDGRSPFADRVEVARRLAYVPQVAPQLAAPVEDIIGMVTLTRGLSAEAVAHVAARLELDVQSVRARPFRALSGGMKQKLLIALALASEASLLVLDEPTASLDARAREHFFRLCEEVAPGTTLLLCSHRLEELRHLAEHVVALEDGRVAYDGAAADFLAGRGVSVVEVSVGSADGGAWLEARGFRTGLQGWWVRTVSQAEKLQLLPEVTRELGAGLQNLLVRDLETVEVPRGSERR